From Bos indicus isolate NIAB-ARS_2022 breed Sahiwal x Tharparkar chromosome 4, NIAB-ARS_B.indTharparkar_mat_pri_1.0, whole genome shotgun sequence, the proteins below share one genomic window:
- the LOC109557935 gene encoding hyaluronidase-4-like: MCNPRVAWLGVLLLLTVFTHSALKPAMPPVITKRPFNIFWAAPTMQCQHFFNVDLNLQLFNIISNPLETQSGSTIAIIYPNELGCYPYFSPEGKSFNGGIPQNMSLPTHLRKTADDIAKVFPWWRSEGLVIIDWESWKPQWDRNWGNRVIYKNHSLDFTRNHHPDWSEMKVRTVAQKEFETAGKSIMNATLTLALEMRPKCLWGFYLYPDCYNYDYRINPQTYTGKCPSDEIFRNDQLQWLWEKSRALYTSVYLDKILKSSLNALKFVHYRVREAMRIAEMAKDDYVLPVFIFSRPFYLNSVEALSQEDLVHTIGESAALGASGVILWGGYDYSDSKETCLSVQKFIQGPLGHYAVNVTTAAKLCSQSLCNNNGRCIRKTSESSSYLHMPGSSSKKYGLRKSLRVIISPANKQKTIKDMKDGFVCHCYHGWHGESCQQLSSDVLRGKNKACIANFKVSVFLSMTLSVILFIFLPS, translated from the exons ATGTGTAACCCCCGGGTGGCATGGTTAGGAGTGCTGCTGCTCTTGACGGTGTTCACTCACTCAGCCCTCAAGCCAGCAATGCCTCCAGTGATCACGAAAAGACCTTTCAACATTTTCTGGGCCGCCCCAACAATGCAGTGCCAGCATTTCTTCAATGTGGATCTGAATCTTcagttatttaatattatatcaaATCCTTTGGAGACTCAGAGTGGATCGACAATTGCCATAATTTATCCAAATGAATTAGGGTGTTATCCTTATTTCTCTCCAGAGGGAAAATCCTTTAATGGAGGGATACCACAGAATATGAGCCTTCCTACACACCTGAGGAAGACCGCTGATGACATTGCAAAAGTTTTTCCTTGGTGGAGATCAGAAGGTCTTGTTATCATTGACTGGGAAAGCTGGAAGCCACAATGGGACAGAAATTGGGGCAATAGAGTAATATATAAAAACCACTCCTTAGACTTTACTAGAAACCACCATCCTGATTGGTCAGAAATGAAAGTGAGAACAGTTGCCCAAAAGGAATTTGAAACTGCTGGAAAGAGTATTATGAATGCTACTCTCACACTGGCTTTAGAAATGAGACCAAAATGTCTATGGGGCTTTTATCTCTATCCAGACTGCTACAATTATGATTATAGGATAAATCCACAGACCTACACAGGTAAATGCCCAAGTGACGAAATTTTCCGCAATGACCAACTTCAGTGGCTATGGGAAAAAAGCAGAGCACTTTATACTTCAGTATATTTGGATAAAATATTGAAGTCAAGTTTAAATGCTTTGAAATTTGTTCACTATCGAGTTAGAGAAGCTATGAGAATTGCTGAAATGGCTAAAGATGACTATGTTttaccagtttttattttttccagaccATTTTATTTGAATAGTGTTGAAGCTTTGTcacag GAGGACTTAGTGCATACAATTGGTGAGAGTGCAGCACTGGGGGCATCAGGAGTAATATTGTGGGGAGGATATGACTATTCTGATTCAAAG GAGACCTGCTTGTCTGTGCAAAAATTTATTCAAGGGCCATTGGGCCATTATGCTGTTAATGTGACAACTGCAGCCAAACTCTGCAGTCAAAGTCTATGTAACAATAATGGAAGATGTATTCGAAAAACATCTGAATCCTCCTCCTATCTGCATATGCCGGGAAGTAGCAGTAAGAAATATGGCCTACGCAAGAGCTTGAGAGTCATCATTTCCCCAGCCAATAAACAGAAGACAATAAAGGACATGAAGGATGGGTTTGTGTGTCATTGCTATCATGGCTGGCATGGAGAGTCTTGCCAGCAACTTTCTTCAGATGTCCTGAGAGGGAAGAATAAGGCCTGTATTGCTAACTTTAAAGTATCAGTTTTTCTCAGCATGACCTTATCTGtgattctcttcatttttctaccCTCATGA